A window from Thiosulfatimonas sediminis encodes these proteins:
- a CDS encoding NAD-dependent 4,6-dehydratase LegB produces the protein MEFWQGKQVLVTGADGFIGSHLTEALVQVGAKVRALVIYNSFNSWGWLDSSPYKQQIEVVSGDVRDPFFCKQITQGCHTVFHLAALIAIPYSYVAPNSYVETNVNGTLNIAQACLENGVHRLMHTSTSEVYGTAQYVPIDETHPLQPQSPYSASKIGADAMAMSYYNAFELPVCIARPFNTYGPRQSARAVIPTIISQIASGKKQIQLGDTSPTRDFNYVTDTCRGMLAIAAAKSTIGKTVNIGSNFEISIQDTLNLIKQIMQSDVEFVTDAQRLRPKDSEVFRLWCDNSLIKDLTDFVPQYDILSGLTQTIEWFSQPQNLKHYKADIYNV, from the coding sequence ATGGAATTTTGGCAAGGCAAGCAAGTTTTAGTGACGGGGGCGGACGGTTTTATTGGTTCTCACCTGACTGAGGCATTAGTTCAGGTGGGCGCTAAAGTGCGCGCCTTAGTCATTTATAATTCGTTTAATTCTTGGGGGTGGTTAGACAGTTCGCCCTATAAACAGCAAATTGAGGTGGTGAGCGGAGACGTGCGAGATCCGTTCTTCTGCAAACAGATTACTCAAGGATGTCATACGGTCTTTCATCTTGCAGCCTTAATTGCGATTCCTTATTCCTATGTTGCGCCCAATTCTTACGTTGAAACGAATGTTAATGGCACCTTAAATATCGCGCAGGCGTGTTTAGAAAACGGTGTGCATCGTCTAATGCATACCTCTACCTCGGAAGTTTACGGTACGGCGCAATATGTCCCCATTGACGAAACACATCCTTTGCAGCCGCAGTCGCCTTACAGCGCCAGTAAAATCGGTGCTGACGCCATGGCAATGTCTTACTACAATGCTTTCGAATTACCAGTATGCATTGCGCGTCCCTTTAATACCTATGGGCCAAGACAATCAGCTAGAGCGGTAATCCCAACGATTATTAGCCAGATTGCCAGTGGCAAAAAACAGATTCAACTTGGCGACACTTCGCCCACACGTGATTTTAATTACGTGACCGATACTTGTCGCGGTATGCTGGCAATTGCGGCGGCGAAAAGTACCATTGGTAAAACGGTCAATATCGGTTCTAATTTTGAAATTTCTATCCAAGATACCTTGAACCTCATCAAGCAAATAATGCAGTCTGATGTGGAGTTTGTGACCGATGCTCAACGTCTGCGCCCTAAGGATTCCGAAGTGTTTCGTTTATGGTGTGACAATTCCTTAATCAAAGACTTAACGGATTTTGTCCCACAGTACGATATCCTTTCTGGATTGACGCAAACCATTGAGTGGTTTTCACAACCGCAGAATCTAAAGCATTACAAAGCGGATATTTATAATGTCTGA
- a CDS encoding LegC family aminotransferase, with protein MSEFLPIYQAVRAHYGDGFIPLHAPCFAGEEKAKLVDCIDSTFVSSVGKYVDEFEQRIAEFTDAKYAVAVVNGTMGLMLALRVAGVQAGDLVITQSLTFVATANAISMLGAEPLFLDVDKSTLGLSAGVLEHFLNTECRYRDGILHHIDSGQRIAACVPMHTLGMTGEIRKIAELCQAYGVKLIEDAAESLGSFVQGQHSGTFGDMGVFSFNGNKIITTGGGGVLVTNDATLASQARHLSTTAKIPHAWEFTHDEIAYNLRMPNLNAALGVAQIQQLPVFLTEKRQLAAFYQQAFADAEGFSFVRAPADNASNAWLNALCFEMPEQAQRFLAESNGQGIQTRPLWTPMHQLEIYQSCLRGALPNTEFLAARLVNIPSGVRS; from the coding sequence ATGTCTGAATTTTTGCCGATTTATCAAGCGGTTCGCGCGCATTACGGTGACGGTTTTATTCCACTGCACGCGCCTTGCTTTGCGGGTGAGGAAAAAGCGAAGTTAGTGGATTGTATCGACTCTACATTTGTCTCGTCGGTTGGTAAGTACGTGGATGAATTTGAGCAGCGTATTGCCGAGTTTACTGATGCAAAGTATGCCGTGGCCGTTGTTAATGGCACCATGGGGTTAATGTTGGCTTTACGGGTTGCTGGAGTGCAAGCCGGCGATTTGGTGATAACCCAATCATTAACCTTTGTCGCGACCGCGAATGCAATTTCTATGTTGGGCGCCGAGCCGCTATTTTTGGATGTTGATAAATCGACTCTGGGTTTAAGTGCTGGAGTGCTGGAGCACTTTTTAAACACTGAGTGCCGTTATCGAGATGGAATTTTACATCATATTGACAGTGGCCAGCGCATCGCCGCCTGTGTGCCTATGCACACTTTGGGAATGACCGGTGAAATCCGCAAAATAGCAGAGTTATGTCAAGCCTATGGCGTGAAATTGATTGAGGATGCGGCGGAAAGCTTAGGTTCGTTCGTTCAAGGTCAGCATAGCGGCACTTTTGGCGATATGGGCGTTTTTAGTTTTAATGGCAATAAAATCATTACGACCGGTGGTGGCGGGGTCTTGGTCACCAATGACGCCACTTTAGCAAGTCAGGCCAGACATTTAAGTACGACCGCAAAGATTCCGCATGCTTGGGAATTTACGCATGATGAAATCGCTTATAACTTACGAATGCCTAATTTAAATGCCGCTTTAGGTGTGGCACAAATCCAGCAATTACCGGTATTTCTAACAGAGAAACGCCAGCTTGCCGCTTTTTACCAGCAGGCGTTTGCTGACGCAGAAGGGTTTTCTTTTGTGCGCGCGCCGGCGGATAATGCCAGCAATGCTTGGCTTAATGCCCTCTGCTTTGAGATGCCAGAACAAGCACAGCGCTTTTTGGCGGAGTCCAACGGGCAGGGTATCCAAACACGTCCGCTATGGACGCCGATGCATCAATTGGAAATCTATCAATCTTGTCTGCGCGGCGCTTTGCCAAATACCGAATTTCTTGCGGCGCGATTGGTTAATATTCCCAGCGGCGTGCGCAGCTGA
- the neuB gene encoding N-acetylneuraminate synthase: protein MKVFIIAEAGVNHNGSLQTAKQLVDAAAKAGANAVKFQTFKAEELVTPGVLQAEYQTVNSGIEESQLSMLKRLELDLFSHRALVAYCDQKKIEFMSTPFDLSSIDLLKNLGMRRWKIPSGELLSVPYLRKIAAFNRSTILSTGMGSIEEVEFSVKTLLDAGLARKNLAILHANTAYPTPYSDVNLRAMQTLQDTFDLPVGLSDHSLGIEVPIAAVAMGACVIEKHFTLDKTLPGPDHKASLEPHELKAMVTSIRNIEKALGTGEKRPSVSEAMNIEIVRKRIVAACEIQANERFSADNLTIKRASSGVDARDWDAVIGQTARRHLQPNQALQERDYA from the coding sequence ATGAAAGTGTTTATTATTGCTGAAGCGGGCGTGAATCATAATGGCTCATTGCAAACCGCGAAGCAGTTGGTTGACGCGGCCGCAAAAGCGGGCGCTAATGCAGTGAAATTTCAAACTTTTAAGGCCGAAGAATTGGTGACTCCTGGCGTGTTGCAAGCAGAGTATCAAACCGTCAATAGCGGGATTGAAGAGAGTCAGCTCTCGATGCTCAAACGACTTGAATTGGATCTGTTCTCGCACCGTGCTTTGGTGGCCTATTGCGACCAGAAAAAAATTGAATTTATGTCAACGCCATTTGATTTGTCGAGTATTGATCTGCTCAAAAATTTAGGCATGCGGCGCTGGAAAATCCCGTCGGGCGAACTCTTGTCAGTGCCGTATTTACGCAAGATTGCGGCTTTTAACCGTTCAACCATTTTGTCTACCGGTATGGGCTCCATTGAGGAAGTTGAATTTTCGGTAAAAACTTTGTTGGACGCTGGTTTAGCTCGTAAAAACCTTGCTATTCTGCATGCCAATACTGCGTATCCAACCCCCTACAGCGATGTGAATTTACGCGCGATGCAAACGCTACAAGATACCTTTGATCTCCCGGTTGGGCTGTCTGACCACTCGCTCGGGATTGAAGTGCCGATTGCCGCAGTTGCAATGGGTGCTTGTGTTATTGAAAAACATTTTACCTTAGATAAAACCTTGCCAGGGCCAGACCATAAAGCCAGTTTGGAACCGCATGAACTTAAAGCGATGGTGACTTCGATCCGAAATATTGAAAAAGCTTTGGGAACCGGTGAGAAACGGCCATCGGTTTCCGAAGCGATGAATATCGAAATTGTTCGTAAACGTATTGTAGCGGCTTGTGAGATTCAAGCGAATGAACGCTTTAGTGCCGACAACTTGACCATCAAACGGGCTTCCAGTGGCGTTGATGCGCGAGACTGGGATGCGGTGATTGGCCAAACCGCTAGGCGACATCTGCAGCCCAATCAGGCATTGCAAGAGCGTGACTATGCCTAA
- a CDS encoding murein transglycosylase domain-containing protein — protein sequence MFFSKSSTVWIIAGSSLLLLGASYASSMHSWVNQQPRAQSAAPVVIPTSSAMTLVSTRPLPVTLPPSDSSSQALSEAAIVAPSKSPAPQILQESAQSQQPEISVRSPVSLVDSVPSQAKSLSTPMVSIDEISGVAEAATPPEQVPPTIMTHTVPMTPSVQRPQQIQAHAYEDEIIVEFPAQLARTTQIKKALSTIMLADVSLEQMDLLKPAKFNTQNEPYYFKRVRDKSNFSIRYPAQAYEYAKVLLNENAYWVADEAQQFLHVRIPLHSPDAPLASLLRQAPNAKQSLSLTVPNEVEQYRRWAQHYAQAYKVPVDMVLAVMQVESAFNPQARSRSNALGLMQIKAEAAGRDVFTLIDGHNRAPSEEELLNPQNNIRIGAAYLSLLDQHYFGDVSDAKKRELLVISAYNAGLNTVLKLFANTPKAALEKINQLTVQQLYQRLQSQHETQEAREYVDRVLNARQQLS from the coding sequence ATGTTTTTTAGCAAATCTTCAACGGTGTGGATTATCGCCGGCAGTTCGTTGTTATTGCTGGGCGCATCTTACGCATCTTCGATGCATAGCTGGGTTAACCAGCAGCCACGAGCGCAAAGTGCCGCTCCAGTTGTCATTCCAACATCCTCAGCGATGACGCTGGTCTCGACTCGTCCGTTGCCCGTGACCTTGCCGCCAAGTGATTCATCCAGTCAAGCATTGAGTGAGGCGGCTATTGTCGCGCCGTCTAAGAGCCCAGCCCCTCAAATATTGCAGGAGAGTGCTCAATCTCAGCAACCAGAAATCTCTGTTCGTTCACCCGTATCATTAGTCGATTCTGTGCCCAGTCAAGCGAAATCATTGTCGACACCGATGGTGTCCATCGATGAGATTTCCGGAGTTGCTGAGGCTGCAACACCGCCTGAGCAGGTCCCGCCGACGATTATGACCCACACTGTGCCAATGACGCCAAGCGTGCAGCGGCCGCAACAGATTCAGGCCCACGCGTATGAAGATGAGATTATTGTTGAGTTTCCAGCGCAACTGGCGCGAACCACACAGATTAAAAAAGCTTTAAGCACGATAATGCTCGCTGATGTCTCTTTGGAGCAGATGGATTTGCTTAAGCCGGCAAAATTCAATACACAGAATGAACCCTATTACTTTAAGCGGGTACGTGATAAGTCTAACTTTTCGATTCGCTATCCGGCACAAGCGTATGAATATGCCAAGGTCTTGTTAAACGAGAACGCTTATTGGGTTGCGGATGAGGCTCAGCAGTTTTTGCACGTCCGTATCCCATTACACTCTCCGGATGCGCCTTTGGCCTCTTTGTTACGTCAAGCGCCAAATGCCAAACAAAGCCTATCGTTAACCGTTCCAAACGAGGTCGAGCAGTATCGTCGCTGGGCTCAGCATTATGCGCAAGCTTATAAAGTGCCGGTGGATATGGTTTTGGCCGTCATGCAGGTTGAGAGTGCTTTCAATCCACAAGCCAGAAGCCGCTCCAACGCCTTAGGGTTGATGCAAATTAAAGCCGAAGCAGCAGGCCGAGATGTGTTTACCTTGATCGATGGCCATAATCGCGCACCAAGTGAAGAGGAGTTATTGAACCCGCAAAACAATATCCGGATTGGTGCCGCTTATTTAAGTTTGTTAGACCAACATTATTTTGGCGATGTGAGCGATGCAAAGAAGCGTGAACTCCTAGTTATTTCTGCCTATAATGCGGGATTAAATACGGTTTTAAAGTTGTTTGCAAACACACCGAAAGCCGCGCTTGAAAAGATTAATCAATTGACTGTGCAGCAGCTTTATCAACGTTTGCAGAGTCAGCACGAAACGCAAGAAGCGCGAGAATACGTTGATAGAGTTCTGAATGCGAGACAGCAGTTGAGTTAG
- the neuC gene encoding UDP-N-acetylglucosamine 2-epimerase, translated as MPKPYRIALVTSGRADYGLLKPLWLALEADAEFSPSMIATGSHLVAEQGNTLDFLKNEGITPLYTVDMKISGDSAAALGAASGLGLACFAEFFERHDFDLLVILGDRVEMLAVATAALLNRLPIAHIHGGEATFGMLDDAVRHSLTKLSALHFVAHPVYARRVIQMGEAPQRVFTVGAIGLDNVTQIPRLSVSELSQRTGMDWSKPTILLTYHPVTLNAPSLAYAEMQTVLAAALASDLQILVTMPNIDAGGGQIYQAIIEGQRAAAEQLHFVKSLGQQGYLSAMQHCALLLGNSSSGIIEAASFKKPVVNIGERQLGRLAAKNVCHVTCDTQQILNAINQVSSVDFQQSLADLQNPYGQGESAAKILVELKKINLDDRNGLLKKGFDDLPAPTEQAE; from the coding sequence ATGCCTAAGCCGTATCGGATTGCGTTGGTCACAAGTGGTCGTGCGGATTATGGACTGCTAAAGCCGTTGTGGTTGGCCTTAGAAGCCGATGCCGAGTTTTCTCCCAGCATGATTGCTACCGGCTCTCACTTAGTGGCGGAGCAAGGCAATACGCTAGATTTTCTCAAGAATGAGGGCATTACGCCGTTATATACCGTAGATATGAAAATTTCTGGTGATTCGGCAGCCGCCTTAGGTGCTGCATCAGGGCTTGGATTAGCGTGTTTTGCGGAATTTTTTGAACGCCATGATTTCGATTTATTGGTTATTTTGGGTGATCGTGTTGAGATGTTGGCGGTGGCGACCGCTGCACTGCTCAATCGCTTGCCGATTGCGCATATTCATGGCGGTGAAGCGACTTTTGGTATGCTTGACGATGCGGTACGTCATAGCTTAACAAAACTCTCGGCGTTGCACTTTGTTGCGCATCCTGTTTATGCTCGACGGGTTATTCAGATGGGGGAAGCGCCGCAGCGTGTTTTTACCGTGGGCGCAATCGGTTTGGATAATGTGACGCAAATTCCTCGGTTATCGGTATCGGAATTAAGTCAACGCACTGGGATGGATTGGTCAAAACCGACGATTTTACTAACCTATCATCCGGTGACCCTAAATGCGCCTTCTTTGGCTTACGCAGAAATGCAAACCGTATTGGCCGCCGCCTTAGCCAGTGACCTACAAATTTTAGTTACGATGCCGAATATTGATGCCGGTGGCGGCCAGATTTATCAAGCGATTATTGAGGGCCAGCGAGCCGCCGCAGAGCAATTGCATTTTGTGAAATCCTTGGGGCAACAGGGGTATTTAAGTGCGATGCAACACTGCGCTTTGCTCTTGGGCAATTCGTCAAGTGGCATTATTGAAGCCGCTTCGTTTAAAAAGCCAGTGGTGAATATCGGTGAGCGCCAACTTGGTCGCTTAGCGGCTAAAAATGTTTGTCATGTGACTTGTGATACGCAACAGATTTTAAACGCGATTAATCAGGTGAGCAGTGTGGATTTTCAGCAGTCATTAGCGGATTTGCAAAATCCATACGGTCAAGGCGAGAGCGCGGCGAAGATTCTTGTCGAGCTTAAAAAAATTAATCTCGATGACCGTAATGGTTTATTGAAAAAAGGTTTTGATGATTTGCCGGCTCCAACGGAGCAGGCCGAATAG
- a CDS encoding acetyltransferase, whose product MLSQQPLMLIGGGGHCRSCIDVIESTHLFQIKGIVEADNASVDASLAYPLLGYDRDLIPLLNETPNCLITIGQLSNPKIRQSVYQHLCSLNANMLTVISAHAYVASTASIGKGTIVMHQALVNAYAQIGENGIINSQALIEHDCVIGNDCHISTGAKVNGGVTIGRGCFIGSGAVIKQGLSLSDNVVVGANSTVLRDITQPGIYTGVIK is encoded by the coding sequence ATGCTCAGTCAACAGCCCTTAATGTTAATTGGTGGCGGGGGTCATTGCCGCAGCTGTATTGATGTCATTGAATCCACTCATTTATTCCAGATTAAAGGGATTGTCGAGGCGGATAACGCGTCTGTTGATGCGAGTCTTGCCTACCCATTGCTCGGTTATGATCGCGATTTAATTCCGCTGTTAAACGAGACGCCGAATTGTCTGATAACCATCGGTCAATTAAGCAACCCGAAAATTCGACAATCGGTTTATCAGCACTTATGCTCACTGAATGCAAATATGCTGACAGTGATCTCTGCGCACGCTTATGTGGCGTCAACCGCGAGTATTGGCAAAGGCACGATTGTGATGCATCAAGCATTGGTGAATGCTTATGCGCAGATTGGCGAAAATGGCATTATCAATTCGCAAGCGCTAATAGAGCATGACTGTGTGATTGGCAATGATTGTCATATTTCTACGGGCGCAAAAGTGAATGGTGGCGTCACTATTGGACGTGGCTGCTTTATTGGCAGTGGCGCGGTGATTAAACAAGGCCTTAGCCTCAGCGATAATGTTGTGGTTGGCGCGAACAGTACCGTTTTGAGGGACATTACTCAGCCGGGTATTTATACGGGAGTGATTAAATGA